One segment of Luteolibacter rhizosphaerae DNA contains the following:
- a CDS encoding carboxypeptidase-like regulatory domain-containing protein, producing MNVEPLQSVQAVSRGHGTSWRFVLAVFLAAVAALAALPLIVVNLWVMLMAGMASALDPELFGPNNHPYWRVFWAPPVLALVAVLIAPRYRSRGIVLGMALLPLLLAVVNSLFFFKPTGPVFASGGMVHVVKADGSPAGGAEIWVTSSKEAPTLAGKTEENGSFWLRGVNLKGGERHSILASWRERGMNETQRGLSQEERPVFPVTIRLSEEE from the coding sequence ATGAATGTAGAACCCTTGCAGTCGGTTCAGGCTGTTTCGCGCGGGCACGGAACCTCGTGGCGCTTCGTGCTGGCCGTTTTCCTTGCGGCGGTGGCTGCGTTGGCGGCGCTACCGCTGATCGTGGTGAACCTATGGGTGATGCTGATGGCGGGGATGGCTTCCGCGCTAGATCCGGAGCTTTTCGGGCCGAACAATCATCCCTACTGGCGGGTGTTCTGGGCGCCGCCGGTTCTTGCGCTGGTGGCGGTTTTGATCGCGCCGCGTTATCGGAGCCGGGGGATAGTGCTGGGGATGGCCCTGCTGCCCTTGCTGCTGGCGGTGGTGAATTCGCTCTTCTTCTTTAAGCCCACAGGCCCCGTTTTTGCGAGCGGGGGGATGGTCCATGTGGTGAAGGCGGACGGTAGTCCGGCGGGAGGAGCCGAGATCTGGGTAACGAGTTCCAAGGAGGCGCCCACGCTGGCAGGGAAGACGGAGGAGAACGGGAGTTTCTGGCTGAGAGGGGTCAACTTGAAGGGCGGGGAGAGACACTCGATTCTCGCGAGCTGGCGGGAGCGGGGGATGAATGAGACGCAGCGGGGACTGAGCCAGGAGGAGCGGCCGGTGTTTCCGGTGACGATCCGTCTGTCCGAGGAGGAATGA
- a CDS encoding c-type cytochrome: protein MSKTLLLLGLGLLPAWGEQLLTYDNRPLGKADEPLVLSTYLPDVGLDAAVFSQHHDSAPAPKYNPGKGEDVPGEEKPIPAIIAAYAVSFGPGLAYTFDTTECRPLYAWQGGFLDMTAYWGDQKRGSRVSFDYIPRLVGTLFYKAEGKHPLSIDGKGVDELGGPTYVGYSLVKGTPRWEFKAGAHTVTVLMKPSAKELSYEAEVTCDPPAPLAWREGGFVAEGEGKLAFTYSGKSLSTHQGYKVQIDLRKPNVQAGETLFNNYGCIGCHSLDGSKGHGPSVGGLADHMVELEGADSVKADREYLLESIKNPNAKIVKGYPPNYMPPFGLPEVEYDSLVLFIQSLSKPE from the coding sequence ATGAGTAAAACCCTGCTCCTTCTCGGCCTAGGCCTCTTGCCCGCATGGGGCGAACAGCTTCTGACTTACGACAACCGCCCGCTTGGCAAGGCCGACGAGCCCTTGGTGCTGAGCACCTACCTGCCGGATGTCGGGCTCGATGCCGCGGTCTTCTCCCAGCACCACGACAGCGCCCCGGCTCCGAAATATAACCCCGGCAAGGGCGAGGACGTTCCCGGCGAAGAGAAGCCCATTCCCGCCATCATCGCTGCCTACGCGGTCAGCTTCGGCCCCGGTCTCGCTTACACCTTCGACACCACGGAGTGTCGGCCGCTCTACGCCTGGCAGGGTGGCTTCCTCGACATGACCGCCTACTGGGGCGACCAGAAGCGCGGCTCCCGCGTCTCCTTCGACTACATCCCGCGCCTCGTCGGCACCCTCTTCTACAAGGCGGAGGGCAAGCACCCGCTCTCGATCGATGGCAAGGGCGTCGATGAACTCGGCGGTCCGACCTATGTCGGCTATAGCTTGGTAAAGGGCACTCCTCGCTGGGAGTTCAAGGCGGGGGCACACACTGTCACCGTGCTGATGAAGCCCTCCGCCAAGGAACTCTCCTACGAGGCGGAAGTGACCTGCGATCCTCCGGCACCGCTCGCGTGGCGTGAGGGTGGTTTCGTCGCGGAAGGTGAGGGCAAGCTCGCCTTCACTTATAGCGGCAAGTCGCTGAGCACCCACCAAGGCTACAAGGTGCAGATCGACCTGCGGAAGCCGAACGTCCAGGCCGGCGAAACCCTCTTCAACAACTACGGCTGCATCGGCTGCCACTCCCTTGATGGCTCGAAGGGCCACGGCCCCTCCGTCGGCGGGCTCGCCGATCACATGGTCGAACTTGAAGGCGCGGACTCCGTGAAGGCGGATCGCGAGTATCTGCTCGAATCGATCAAGAACCCGAACGCGAAGATCGTGAAGGGCTACCCGCCCAACTACATGCCCCCCTTCGGCCTGCCCGAGGTGGAATACGATTCCCTCGTTCTCTTCATCCAATCCCTCTCCAAGCCCGAGTGA
- a CDS encoding DUF2868 domain-containing protein — MRGSGGRWKLDELIDFEVALAAWDGSSRPEGLSEGESRSATFKAWQESAEPGPGRSWVSALNWASRLLAIAATMAGFGAAWGCYDMEREGIHVVVFLCVTLFIPWLILLAGLLAWIFRPSSGGMAGPLLKKLANRFSGEKGREVMARIEGNPELARALGWRIASRTQKAAADYHFGAFIALSVLYFFRRVGFFWETTTETAMQEFLSTAVKVLSAPWAWFEPRAVPNIAASRREAGWEGGGADWMYFLLLALMVWGILPRWVLANFAVFKERRTLRDPAFQAPLHRKLWRVLTGVRRGSEPERPADGALVIDLGGISPDRGALRPFFLRHLRMNPVAWETLDVLDTGREESARTALGKAPAGIVLVAEGWSLAPRRMEETLKRVLEAAGGRRLVIHIADFDKQGRPREVKADERAAWEAFLDGQKGLDVELSIHEEDRTWAPG; from the coding sequence ATGCGCGGCTCCGGCGGGCGGTGGAAATTGGACGAACTGATCGACTTCGAAGTCGCCTTGGCGGCTTGGGACGGAAGTTCGCGTCCGGAGGGGCTGAGCGAGGGCGAATCCCGAAGCGCTACCTTCAAGGCTTGGCAGGAGTCTGCGGAGCCGGGGCCGGGGAGATCGTGGGTGTCCGCGCTGAATTGGGCGAGCCGCCTGCTGGCGATCGCCGCGACGATGGCGGGCTTCGGTGCGGCATGGGGGTGCTACGACATGGAGCGGGAGGGGATCCACGTGGTGGTCTTCCTCTGCGTCACGCTCTTCATCCCGTGGCTAATCCTGCTGGCCGGGCTGCTGGCGTGGATTTTCCGCCCGTCCAGCGGCGGGATGGCGGGGCCGCTGCTGAAGAAGCTGGCGAACCGGTTCTCCGGCGAGAAGGGGCGCGAGGTGATGGCGCGGATCGAGGGAAACCCCGAGCTGGCCCGGGCGCTGGGCTGGCGAATCGCATCCCGCACGCAGAAGGCGGCGGCGGACTACCACTTCGGCGCCTTCATCGCGCTCTCCGTGCTCTATTTCTTCCGGCGTGTGGGCTTCTTCTGGGAGACCACGACCGAGACCGCGATGCAGGAATTCCTGAGCACGGCGGTGAAGGTCCTCTCGGCCCCATGGGCATGGTTCGAGCCGCGCGCGGTGCCGAACATCGCTGCCAGCCGCCGTGAGGCGGGCTGGGAAGGCGGCGGGGCGGACTGGATGTATTTCCTGCTGCTGGCGCTGATGGTGTGGGGGATCCTGCCGCGCTGGGTGCTGGCGAATTTCGCGGTCTTCAAGGAACGGCGGACCCTGCGCGATCCCGCCTTCCAAGCGCCGTTGCACCGCAAGCTGTGGCGGGTGCTCACCGGGGTGCGACGCGGGAGCGAGCCGGAAAGACCGGCGGATGGCGCGCTGGTGATTGATCTGGGAGGCATCTCGCCGGACCGCGGGGCTCTGCGACCTTTCTTCCTGCGCCACCTGCGGATGAATCCGGTGGCTTGGGAGACGCTCGATGTGCTCGACACGGGGCGCGAGGAGTCCGCGCGGACCGCACTGGGCAAGGCCCCGGCGGGAATCGTGCTGGTAGCCGAAGGTTGGTCGCTGGCGCCACGGCGGATGGAAGAGACCCTGAAGCGCGTGCTGGAGGCGGCGGGAGGCCGCCGGCTGGTGATCCACATCGCCGATTTCGACAAGCAGGGGCGGCCCCGTGAGGTGAAGGCGGACGAGCGCGCCGCCTGGGAAGCTTTCCTGGACGGACAGAAGGGCCTTGATGTCGAGCTAAGCATCCACGAAGAGGACCGCACATGGGCACCTGGCTGA
- a CDS encoding GTPase/DUF3482 domain-containing protein: MGTWLSDEIPAFAVVGRVNAGKSATLATLLEIDDDELLRVSATPGETTNVLPLPVSYDGEELMRFLDTPGFQQPVEAMREIQKLAGSGVPGPAEIARFTRECRQRFPDEVRLLEPLVEGAGVIYVVDPCRPLRDTFLAEIEILRWTGRPRLALLNPQSEPSPELEREWRERLGTAFNLVRSFDAHRARYDERRRLLESLLQIEEHHAKHIQRVIDAMANEMDERREEAAEAILDFLEKSLTLRVSEPIDVRDRSVPSRGEKKRAELEERYFKKLADLEQACLKRLLKTYRHHLLKAEVDPERHSGLNLAMAETWRKWGLNRWQLAAAGAVAGGAAGAVFDLGVGVHSLGAGTVIGAIGGGTAAFFKGGALPELRIKGVGLGKIQSDGQALEAGPPESPNFAWVLLDSMLLRHRGILARAHGRRDEAALDLEDEESLVRNFPAARRALLQKWFASCLKGSPDRGKEPEVFAELVKALEEAEGEV; this comes from the coding sequence ATGGGCACCTGGCTGAGCGACGAGATCCCCGCATTTGCCGTGGTGGGCCGTGTGAACGCGGGCAAATCCGCCACGCTGGCGACGCTGCTGGAGATCGATGACGACGAGCTCCTGCGGGTGAGCGCGACCCCGGGTGAGACGACCAACGTGCTGCCGCTGCCGGTGAGCTACGATGGGGAGGAGCTGATGCGCTTCCTGGATACTCCCGGCTTCCAACAGCCGGTGGAGGCGATGCGCGAGATCCAGAAGCTGGCCGGGAGCGGGGTGCCGGGGCCGGCGGAGATCGCGCGTTTCACCCGCGAGTGCCGCCAGCGTTTCCCCGATGAGGTGCGCCTGCTGGAGCCGCTGGTGGAGGGGGCGGGCGTGATCTACGTGGTGGATCCCTGTCGGCCGCTACGGGATACCTTCCTGGCGGAGATCGAGATCCTGCGTTGGACCGGTCGGCCGCGTCTGGCACTGCTGAATCCGCAGTCCGAACCCAGCCCCGAGCTGGAACGCGAGTGGCGCGAGCGACTGGGAACGGCCTTCAACCTGGTGCGCAGCTTCGATGCACACCGGGCGCGCTATGACGAGCGCCGCCGCCTGCTGGAGTCCCTGCTGCAAATCGAAGAACACCACGCGAAGCACATCCAGCGGGTGATCGACGCGATGGCAAACGAGATGGACGAGCGCCGCGAAGAAGCGGCGGAAGCGATTTTGGATTTCCTGGAGAAGTCACTGACCCTGCGGGTGAGCGAGCCGATCGACGTGCGCGACCGCAGCGTGCCCTCCCGCGGGGAAAAGAAGCGGGCGGAGCTGGAAGAGCGGTACTTCAAGAAGCTGGCCGATCTGGAGCAGGCCTGCCTGAAGCGCTTGCTGAAGACCTACCGCCACCACTTGCTGAAGGCGGAAGTGGACCCGGAGCGCCATAGCGGGCTGAACCTGGCGATGGCGGAAACCTGGCGGAAGTGGGGCCTGAACCGCTGGCAACTGGCGGCTGCCGGAGCGGTGGCCGGCGGTGCCGCGGGTGCGGTCTTCGATCTGGGGGTGGGCGTGCACAGTCTCGGCGCGGGCACGGTGATCGGGGCGATCGGTGGTGGAACAGCGGCGTTCTTCAAGGGCGGCGCGCTGCCGGAGCTGCGGATCAAGGGCGTGGGTCTGGGCAAGATCCAGAGCGACGGGCAAGCGCTGGAAGCAGGTCCGCCGGAGAGCCCGAATTTCGCGTGGGTGCTGCTGGACTCGATGCTGCTGCGACACCGGGGAATTCTTGCGCGGGCGCACGGCAGGCGGGATGAGGCCGCGTTGGATCTGGAGGATGAGGAGAGCCTGGTGCGCAATTTCCCCGCAGCTCGACGTGCGCTTTTGCAGAAGTGGTTCGCGAGTTGCCTGAAGGGTTCGCCCGACCGGGGCAAGGAGCCGGAGGTCTTCGCCGAACTGGTGAAGGCGCTGGAGGAGGCGGAGGGCGAGGTCTAA
- a CDS encoding rhomboid family intramembrane serine protease — translation MGSSDRDYFRDEEARYARQGPGMPPVTKFLLWAIIVIFVVDWLILQEAISRILAFQVATAFGQGKIWELVTFQFLHGSPGHLVFNCFALYTFGPWLERWWGSRRFTAYYLICGAGGALLYTLLGGLGIVMPGGSLVGASAGIYGCLVGAAVIDPKVQLQLFLIPFTLTVRKLALILLGISVLVIIGGLLSGDAMFDNAGGEAGHLGGAILGFLLVKYPFLLRKGERAKGSKILHPPEFKRKPKTRSKLAPRTKLEIATASEVDRILDKINREGIQSLTAKEKEILNEAGKSKKDR, via the coding sequence ATGGGAAGCTCTGACAGGGATTACTTTCGCGACGAAGAGGCACGCTACGCCAGGCAAGGGCCGGGCATGCCGCCGGTGACGAAGTTCCTTCTGTGGGCGATCATCGTGATCTTCGTGGTGGACTGGTTGATCCTGCAGGAGGCGATCTCGCGGATTCTCGCGTTCCAAGTCGCCACGGCCTTTGGCCAAGGAAAGATCTGGGAGCTGGTGACCTTCCAGTTCTTGCACGGGAGTCCGGGGCACTTGGTCTTCAATTGCTTTGCCCTCTATACCTTCGGCCCTTGGCTGGAGCGTTGGTGGGGGAGCCGCCGCTTCACCGCCTACTACCTGATCTGCGGAGCAGGGGGAGCGCTGCTCTACACGCTGCTGGGCGGGCTGGGGATTGTGATGCCGGGCGGGAGCCTGGTCGGGGCTTCGGCTGGTATCTACGGCTGCCTCGTGGGTGCGGCGGTGATCGATCCAAAGGTGCAGCTCCAGCTCTTCCTGATCCCCTTCACGCTCACGGTCAGAAAGCTGGCGCTGATTCTCTTGGGCATTTCGGTGCTGGTGATCATCGGCGGCTTGCTCTCGGGGGATGCGATGTTTGACAACGCGGGCGGCGAGGCCGGGCATCTGGGCGGCGCGATCCTAGGATTCCTGCTGGTGAAGTATCCCTTCCTGCTGCGGAAGGGGGAGAGAGCGAAAGGATCGAAGATCCTGCATCCCCCGGAATTCAAGCGGAAGCCGAAGACGAGGTCGAAGCTCGCGCCGCGCACGAAATTGGAGATCGCGACAGCGAGCGAGGTGGACCGCATCCTCGACAAGATCAACCGCGAGGGAATCCAGAGCCTGACCGCGAAGGAGAAAGAGATCCTGAACGAAGCTGGGAAATCCAAGAAAGACCGATGA
- the mazG gene encoding nucleoside triphosphate pyrophosphohydrolase, with protein MTDAEMIECREPGRQMERLRAIMHRLRAPGGCPWDAEQTHGSLVTNLIEEAYETVDAIQRCDMEHLEEELGDLLLQVIFHSELAEEAKRFNLDDVARGISEKLVRRHPHVFGESSAGTSDAVLQQWDEIKRGEKGTTDQPYLHGVGKGLPALLRASKLQKKAAKVGFDWPTQTGVLAKIREEILELEAAVDEQDLAAVDEELGDLLFSVVNLARFRKLDPEVVMAAANEKFERRFNEMESRLKAKGKTLEQASESEMDDAWEAAKKAR; from the coding sequence ATGACTGACGCCGAGATGATCGAATGCCGCGAGCCGGGCCGCCAGATGGAACGGCTGCGCGCCATCATGCACCGCTTGCGCGCGCCCGGAGGTTGTCCTTGGGATGCAGAGCAGACTCACGGGAGCCTGGTGACGAACCTGATCGAGGAAGCCTACGAAACGGTGGATGCGATCCAGCGCTGCGACATGGAGCATCTAGAAGAGGAACTCGGTGACCTGCTGCTGCAGGTGATCTTCCACAGCGAACTGGCGGAGGAGGCGAAACGCTTCAATCTGGACGATGTGGCGCGGGGGATCTCGGAGAAGCTGGTGAGGCGTCATCCGCATGTATTCGGGGAGTCCAGTGCCGGTACGTCGGACGCCGTACTTCAGCAGTGGGACGAGATCAAACGGGGCGAGAAAGGGACGACGGATCAGCCTTATCTCCACGGGGTGGGCAAAGGATTGCCCGCGCTGCTGCGGGCCTCGAAGCTGCAGAAGAAGGCGGCGAAGGTGGGATTCGATTGGCCGACGCAGACGGGCGTGCTGGCGAAGATCCGCGAGGAGATTCTCGAACTTGAAGCCGCGGTGGACGAGCAGGACCTGGCTGCGGTGGATGAGGAACTGGGTGACCTTCTGTTCTCGGTGGTGAATCTGGCGCGCTTCCGGAAGCTGGATCCGGAGGTGGTGATGGCGGCGGCGAACGAGAAGTTCGAGCGACGCTTCAACGAGATGGAGAGCCGGCTCAAAGCGAAGGGGAAGACTCTGGAGCAGGCGAGCGAGTCCGAGATGGACGATGCCTGGGAGGCAGCGAAGAAGGCGCGATAG
- a CDS encoding serine protease — MKRILIVLLVFFSVVLPVRAADFASEMVEATFKFFHDDSTSTCFLVKRAAPDKALYLVTTAHTVERTKGETAILVLREAQEDGSYLRRDHTLKIREGEKPLWVRHKDQDVAVLKIEGALPVSVTPLAEGALLDEAALKAAGVHICSPLFLLTYPQRFEANGAGFPVARQGIFASPPLLPVKTHPTFLGDFTTFAGDSGGPVFIPGADGHPRVAGIVIAQHHHEDKVKSEFEERMVRHPLGMGIILHASYVREALALAAEK; from the coding sequence ATGAAACGGATATTGATCGTCTTGCTTGTGTTCTTCTCCGTGGTGTTGCCCGTACGTGCCGCGGACTTCGCCTCGGAGATGGTGGAGGCGACCTTCAAGTTCTTCCACGACGATTCGACCTCGACCTGCTTCCTAGTGAAGCGTGCGGCTCCGGATAAGGCGTTGTACTTGGTAACGACGGCGCACACGGTGGAGCGGACGAAAGGGGAGACGGCGATCCTGGTGCTGCGGGAGGCGCAGGAGGACGGCTCGTATCTGCGGCGGGATCACACGCTGAAGATTCGCGAGGGAGAAAAGCCGCTATGGGTGAGGCACAAGGACCAGGATGTGGCGGTGCTGAAGATCGAGGGTGCGCTGCCGGTGTCGGTGACGCCGCTGGCGGAAGGAGCTTTGTTAGATGAGGCGGCCTTGAAGGCGGCGGGAGTGCACATTTGCAGTCCACTGTTCCTGCTGACCTATCCGCAGCGGTTCGAGGCGAACGGCGCGGGCTTTCCGGTGGCGCGGCAGGGGATCTTCGCGAGTCCGCCGCTGCTGCCGGTGAAGACGCATCCGACCTTCCTCGGTGACTTCACCACCTTTGCGGGGGATAGCGGCGGGCCGGTATTCATCCCGGGCGCTGACGGGCATCCGCGGGTGGCGGGAATCGTGATCGCGCAGCATCACCATGAGGACAAGGTGAAGAGCGAGTTCGAGGAGCGCATGGTGCGGCATCCGCTCGGGATGGGGATCATCCTGCATGCCAGCTATGTGCGGGAAGCGCTCGCTCTGGCGGCGGAGAAGTAG
- a CDS encoding DUF1501 domain-containing protein, with amino-acid sequence MRSRRQFLGEASCAAIGSTSVLSTLLNLTMANHAAAQGGFGGQRKSLVCVFLAGGCDTFNMLIPRTGNYAEYAASRSNLAIPQAQLRTLTNTNYGLHPSCQRLAEMFNGTGPGILAGKKRVSFLANVGTLIEPITSKQAYLNGSVALPKALFSHRDQIEQWQTSVPQGMQVLSGWGGRAADVIHSTLNTEQTAGYYMPMNFSVAGNSAFQIGQSEGQFVITGEGALGFTGADGNSPLHNAKDQAMRDIIASPLEDHYSNLFHRTHGRITSNSIERGAEFQQHYAAPGTLNGQNVATVIANAPFPNHYISGQFRAAVKTIAIRQQLKLARQTLFIEFGGWDHHAELLENHGNMLAVLDGALYAFQTCLETLGLANDVITFTASDFGRTLRSNGQGTDHAWSGNQIVMGGPLTGGQVRGSYPSLVIDGPDDIGRGGRIFPKLSADEYFCELLRWFGVTAGDMDSVLPNIRNFYDPASSTHPVGFLA; translated from the coding sequence ATGCGTTCCCGCCGCCAATTCCTTGGAGAAGCCAGTTGCGCCGCCATCGGTTCGACCTCGGTGCTCTCCACCCTGCTGAACCTCACCATGGCGAATCACGCCGCGGCACAGGGCGGCTTCGGCGGCCAGCGCAAGTCGCTCGTTTGCGTCTTCCTCGCCGGCGGCTGCGATACCTTCAACATGCTGATTCCCCGCACCGGCAACTACGCCGAGTATGCGGCCTCGCGCTCGAATCTCGCGATTCCTCAAGCCCAGCTCCGGACTCTCACTAACACCAACTACGGCCTGCATCCCTCCTGCCAGCGGCTGGCGGAGATGTTCAACGGCACCGGCCCGGGCATCCTCGCCGGAAAGAAGCGCGTCTCCTTCCTCGCCAACGTCGGCACCCTCATCGAGCCGATCACCAGCAAGCAAGCCTACCTCAATGGCAGCGTCGCCCTGCCCAAGGCCCTCTTCTCCCATCGCGACCAGATCGAACAATGGCAGACCTCCGTGCCGCAGGGCATGCAGGTGCTCAGCGGTTGGGGCGGTCGCGCCGCGGACGTGATCCACTCCACGCTCAATACCGAGCAGACCGCCGGCTACTACATGCCGATGAACTTCTCCGTCGCAGGGAATTCCGCCTTCCAGATCGGCCAGAGCGAGGGCCAGTTCGTCATCACCGGCGAGGGCGCGCTCGGCTTCACCGGCGCCGATGGCAATTCCCCGCTGCACAATGCCAAGGACCAGGCGATGCGCGACATCATCGCCAGCCCGCTTGAGGACCATTACAGCAATCTCTTCCACCGCACCCACGGCCGCATCACCTCGAACAGCATCGAGCGCGGTGCCGAGTTCCAGCAGCACTACGCGGCGCCGGGCACCTTGAACGGCCAGAACGTGGCCACCGTGATCGCGAACGCCCCCTTCCCGAATCACTACATCTCCGGGCAATTTCGCGCAGCGGTGAAAACTATCGCGATTCGCCAGCAGCTCAAGCTCGCCCGCCAGACCCTCTTCATCGAATTTGGCGGCTGGGACCACCACGCCGAGCTGTTAGAAAATCACGGCAACATGCTCGCGGTGCTGGACGGTGCCCTCTACGCCTTCCAGACCTGCCTCGAAACCCTCGGCCTGGCGAACGACGTGATCACCTTCACCGCCTCCGACTTCGGCCGCACCCTGCGCTCGAACGGCCAAGGCACCGACCACGCCTGGTCCGGCAACCAGATCGTCATGGGCGGCCCGCTGACCGGCGGCCAGGTCCGCGGCAGCTACCCCTCGCTCGTCATCGACGGGCCCGACGACATCGGTCGCGGCGGACGCATCTTCCCGAAGCTCTCCGCCGACGAATACTTCTGCGAGCTGCTCCGCTGGTTCGGTGTCACCGCTGGAGACATGGACAGCGTGCTGCCGAATATCCGGAACTTCTACGATCCCGCCAGCTCCACGCATCCGGTTGGCTTCCTCGCCTAG